One Chitinophagaceae bacterium C216 genomic window carries:
- the tag gene encoding DNA-3-methyladenine glycosylase 1: MSYCTAIEKMQPAERKALHQHYHDHHYGYPIHDDNELFGRLIMEINQAGLSWETILKKEAAFRKAYSNFNIKKVAAYTDADRERLLADAGIIRNRLKINAAIENAQTILALQQEYGSFQSWLEYHHPKTKEEWVRLFKKTFRFTGGEIVNEFLLSIGYLKGAHDESCPVYKKILKLKPMWLRQ; the protein is encoded by the coding sequence ATGTCGTATTGTACAGCTATAGAAAAAATGCAGCCGGCGGAAAGGAAAGCACTGCATCAACACTATCATGACCATCATTATGGATATCCCATTCATGACGATAATGAATTATTCGGCAGACTGATTATGGAAATCAATCAGGCCGGATTGAGTTGGGAAACAATTTTAAAAAAGGAAGCAGCTTTTCGTAAAGCTTACAGCAATTTCAATATTAAAAAGGTGGCAGCTTACACCGATGCAGATAGAGAACGTCTTTTGGCAGATGCAGGTATTATTCGCAATAGATTAAAGATTAATGCCGCCATCGAGAATGCCCAAACCATTCTGGCCTTGCAACAAGAGTACGGTTCGTTTCAAAGCTGGCTCGAGTATCATCATCCCAAAACCAAAGAAGAGTGGGTGAGGTTATTTAAAAAGACATTTCGCTTCACGGGTGGTGAAATCGTAAATGAGTTTCTGCTGAGCATTGGTTATCTAAAAGGTGCCCATGATGAAAGCTGCCCGGTGTATAAGAAGATACTAAAGCTTAAGCCCATGTGGTTAAGGCAATAA